A genomic region of Cannabis sativa cultivar Pink pepper isolate KNU-18-1 chromosome 1, ASM2916894v1, whole genome shotgun sequence contains the following coding sequences:
- the LOC133033510 gene encoding uncharacterized protein LOC133033510, protein MDKGEGVGGIDRELEEDAAAETGKKAECSQAVEESPLKSPVRSKTNVVGLSDENVVDSVSTPSLSVTKSVEDEGAAHKTFDDEDFDILEVASFWNKGKAPVKSKKSQSENVPLIEDDFNDKAYEQFIESGRTVVGPFKTKEAIPRNQYGFYKFIFSNTLDPGYVLAKFRKFEVDRRCMASLRPLREVEGSIIDCFSILMNKYERDSRLPDQPRVWYMPTRISQKTLGSFNVKRIAKDREWSKLFYEDNFEKCVKMFVPVLTLEGAPHWFGAEVNMKSKVVSFMDSLHTAMNEKYRVEATKEMLSTLDLLFEENRSKNVTFVDFRIDRKDRGLPQQDNDRDCGVYVMKYMDAVANEEEVVDEFHPVEARLEIAARIITDEQNEIRTKVVEDRRAAQGSSFASSSAPLRSPSKSPRDPRFSTAKSRNANMFPPSRASPRLQSTKTKISYGE, encoded by the exons atgGACAAAGGAGAAGGTGTAGGTGGTATTGACCGAGAGTTGGAGGAGGATGCTGCTGCGGAAACGGGGAAGAAGGCGGAGTGCAGCCAGGCCGTGGAGGAGTCCCCGTTGAAGTCCCCTGTCCGTTCGAAGACTAATGTTGTTGGTCTATCCGACGAAAATGTGGTGGATTCTGTAAGTACGCCTTCACTATCTGTTACAAAATCTGTTGAAGATGAAGGTGCTGCACATAAGACCTTCGACGATGAGGACTTTGATATACTCGAAGTGGCATCTTTCTGGAATAAAGGCAAAGCCCCCGTCAAATCAAAGAAGTCACAGTCGGAGAATGTGCCTTTAATTGAGGATGACTTCAACGATAAGGCGTACGAGCAATTCATTGAGTCGGGCAGAACTGTTGTCGGGCCATTCAAGACGAAGGAAGCGATCCCCCGTAACCAATATGggttttacaagtttatttttagCAACACGTTAGATCCGGG ATATGTGCTTGCGAAATTTCGAAAGTTTGAAGTGGATAGGAGGTGCATGGCATCGTTGCGACCGTTGCGAGAAGTTGAGGGATCC ATCATTGACTGTTTTTCTATACTAATGAACAAGTACGAACGTGATAGTCGATTACCTGACCAACCTCGTGTTTGGTACATGCCCACTCGCATCTCG CAAAAAACTCTCGGTTCGTTTAATGTGAAGAGGATTGCGAAAGACCGGGAGTGGTCAAAACTGTTTTACGAAGACAACTTCGAAAAATGCGTCAAG ATGTTTGTGCCGGTGTTGACTCTAGAAGGTGCACCACATTGGTTTGGTGCCGAAGTAAATATGAAGTCGAAGGTTGTCTCATTTATGGACTCCCTACACACCGCAATGAATGAGAAGTATCGTGTGGAGGCTACGAAAGAAATG TTGTCGACGTTGGACCTTTTGTTTGAGGAGAATAGGTCGAAGAATGTGACTTTCGTGGATTTCAGAATTGACAGGAAAGATCGCGGGCTTCCTCAACAAGACAATGACCGAGATTGCGGAGTATACGTCATGAAGTACATGGACGCTGTGGCCAATGAGGAAGAAGTAGTTGATGAG TTTCACCCGGTTGAGGCACGTTTGGAAATCGCTGCGAGGATCATAACTGATGAACAAAATGAAATTCGTACCAAAGTGGTTGAAGATCGTAGGGCTGCACAAGGCAGCTCATTTGCATCGTCCTCGGCCCCTTTGCGTAGTCCGTCAAAGTCTCCACGCGATCCTCGGTTCAGTACAGCGAAGTCTCGCAATGCAAACATGTTTCCCCCGTCAAGAGCCTCCCCTAGGCTTCAGTCTACCAAGACTAAGATTTCATATGGTGAATAG